A window of Parasynechococcus marenigrum WH 8102 contains these coding sequences:
- a CDS encoding ATP-dependent DNA helicase, with amino-acid sequence MSSSWSPAFATAVHAALVRRCPPAEGGAALAELSQALVDALERGELDLPLTPDRAAVVQASGWLEGDDSPLLQRGERIGWRRWLEAMEGVVEQLLERQPPSLPTPQEAPELPSTLNPEQQAAVLAMDGAAVVLLSGGPGTGKTSTVVELLRRASQRHPTLRIGLAAPTGKAARRLGDAVRPGLNELPCFTLHRWLEAAGDGFRRHRQRPLELDLLVVDEMSMVDLELMSALLEALPDACRLLLVGDPAQLPPVGSGAVWQRLQDPAVRERFGSAAVHLLHTYRNRGALAALATTLRQQGIEAFRRDLEQLPATANVQHQRASLRRLPPSVRDGWRDRHQRLSALATGLVEMPESELNDAAGQLLLELENDLVLCPRRRGPWSLEDVHRSLLGGGGWMEPLHWPEGVPVICGSNQPEVGLANGDLGVKLGSGEQSRVLFRVMAADGQPQIRRLHPARLTSLEPALALTIHRAQGSEADRVTVLWPPLQEDNIAYDSCLLYTAITRARGSLDLITAVDR; translated from the coding sequence ATGAGCAGCAGCTGGTCTCCGGCCTTTGCCACAGCGGTTCACGCTGCCCTGGTGCGCCGCTGTCCGCCGGCTGAAGGGGGAGCTGCTCTGGCTGAGCTCAGCCAGGCCCTGGTGGATGCGCTGGAGCGGGGTGAGCTGGATCTGCCGCTCACGCCGGACCGGGCTGCGGTGGTTCAAGCCAGTGGCTGGTTGGAGGGGGACGACTCGCCGCTGCTGCAACGGGGCGAGCGGATCGGCTGGCGGCGCTGGCTGGAAGCCATGGAGGGGGTGGTGGAGCAGCTGCTGGAGCGACAGCCGCCATCCCTGCCTACCCCTCAGGAGGCCCCAGAGCTCCCGAGCACGCTCAATCCCGAGCAACAGGCTGCGGTGTTGGCCATGGATGGTGCCGCCGTGGTGCTGCTCAGCGGTGGCCCGGGCACGGGCAAGACCAGCACGGTGGTGGAGCTGTTGCGGCGGGCGAGCCAGCGCCATCCCACATTGCGTATTGGGCTGGCGGCACCCACCGGTAAAGCAGCGCGTCGGTTGGGGGATGCGGTGCGGCCTGGGTTGAACGAGCTGCCCTGTTTCACCCTGCATCGCTGGCTGGAGGCCGCCGGGGATGGGTTCCGTCGCCATCGTCAGCGACCGCTGGAGCTTGATCTGCTGGTGGTTGATGAGATGTCGATGGTGGATCTGGAGTTGATGAGCGCCCTGCTGGAGGCGTTGCCGGATGCGTGCCGGCTGTTGTTGGTCGGTGACCCGGCGCAGTTGCCTCCGGTGGGGAGTGGTGCGGTCTGGCAACGGTTGCAGGATCCCGCCGTGCGTGAGCGCTTTGGTTCTGCAGCAGTTCATCTGTTGCACACCTACCGCAACCGCGGTGCTCTGGCGGCGTTGGCCACGACCCTGCGTCAGCAGGGGATCGAAGCGTTCAGGCGGGATCTGGAGCAGCTGCCGGCAACGGCCAACGTTCAGCACCAGCGGGCCAGTCTGCGGCGGCTGCCGCCATCGGTGCGGGATGGCTGGCGGGATCGCCATCAGCGCCTCTCAGCCCTGGCGACGGGGTTGGTGGAGATGCCGGAGTCTGAGCTGAACGACGCAGCGGGTCAGTTGCTGCTGGAACTGGAGAACGATTTGGTGCTCTGCCCTCGCCGGCGTGGACCCTGGAGCCTTGAGGACGTGCACCGATCGCTTTTGGGTGGAGGGGGCTGGATGGAACCGTTGCACTGGCCGGAGGGGGTACCGGTGATCTGTGGTAGCAATCAGCCGGAGGTGGGGCTCGCCAATGGTGATCTCGGCGTCAAGCTGGGATCCGGCGAGCAGAGTCGGGTGCTGTTCCGCGTGATGGCAGCGGATGGGCAGCCGCAGATCCGCCGGCTGCATCCAGCTCGGTTGACGTCCCTGGAGCCGGCTCTGGCGCTCACCATTCATCGGGCCCAGGGCAGCGAGGCTGACCGGGTCACCGTGCTGTGGCCACCGCTGCAGGAGGACAACATCGCGTACGACAGCTGTCTTCTGTACACAGCCATCACGCGGGCCCGTGGCAGCCTGGATCTGATTACTGCTGTCGATCGCTGA
- a CDS encoding phosphomannose isomerase type II C-terminal cupin domain, whose product MRVERPWGWYEDLLAAPGYKVKRLLIRRGRQLSLQRHRHRSESWTVVAGDGALLCGECWLEANAGVMLTIPCGALHRARSDQSDLVILEVQHGNDLREDDIERLQDDYGRVIS is encoded by the coding sequence ATGCGGGTTGAACGGCCCTGGGGCTGGTACGAAGACCTCCTGGCCGCTCCCGGTTACAAGGTGAAGCGACTGCTGATTCGCCGTGGTCGGCAACTGTCACTTCAGCGTCACCGCCACCGCAGTGAGAGCTGGACGGTGGTGGCCGGAGATGGTGCGCTGCTGTGTGGTGAATGCTGGCTGGAGGCCAATGCCGGCGTGATGCTCACCATTCCCTGTGGTGCACTCCATCGCGCCCGCAGTGACCAATCTGACCTGGTCATCCTCGAGGTCCAACACGGCAATGATTTGCGGGAGGACGACATCGAACGCCTGCAGGATGATTACGGCCGGGTGATAAGTTAA
- a CDS encoding DEAD/DEAH box helicase: MNDQQLGETPCAVDLSASSLPEQATSEQGSADVFTTTIDAQQPESGFDGFGFSEALLKTLADKGYSEPSPIQKAAFPELMLGRDLVGQAQTGTGKTAAFALPLLERLASGQKTPQALVLAPTRELAMQVADSFKAYSAGHPHLKVLAVYGGTDFRSQINTLRRGVDVVVGTPGRVMDHMRQGTLDTSGLRSLVLDEADEMLRMGFIDDVEWILEQLPQERQVVLFSATMPPEIRRLSKRYLKDPAEVTIRTKDQEGKRIRQRSITVPMPHKLEALQRVLDACGGEGVIIFARTKAITLTVAETLEAGGHQVAVLNGDVPQNQRERTVERLRSGSVDILVATDVAARGLDVDRIGLVINYDMPFDSEAYVHRIGRTGRAGRTGEAVLFVTPRERRFINNLERATGQPIEAMEVPGNSAINQGRLDRLHKRLSEAAHNERSYEEEAALLKELLQRIGTELELSPEQLAYAALSMAIGPDPLLRQKGDDEWIHNNQRRDRDRDRDRGGERRERRSDRPARAPEENMQRYRVEVGHRDRVKPGNLVGAIAGETGLQGRAIGRIQIFDNHSFVDLPKGMPEDVFNSLRRLRVMNRELQITQAS, encoded by the coding sequence ATGAATGACCAACAGCTCGGGGAGACCCCGTGCGCCGTCGATCTGTCCGCATCTTCGCTGCCTGAGCAGGCCACTTCAGAGCAGGGTTCTGCAGACGTCTTCACCACAACGATCGACGCCCAGCAACCGGAATCGGGTTTCGATGGTTTCGGATTCAGTGAGGCATTGCTGAAGACGCTGGCGGATAAGGGGTACAGCGAGCCTTCACCGATTCAGAAGGCGGCCTTCCCTGAATTGATGCTGGGGCGTGACCTGGTGGGCCAGGCCCAGACCGGTACCGGAAAAACGGCGGCCTTCGCGTTGCCATTGCTCGAACGGCTCGCCAGTGGCCAGAAAACTCCGCAGGCCCTCGTGCTGGCACCCACCCGCGAACTGGCCATGCAGGTGGCTGATTCGTTCAAGGCCTATTCCGCTGGGCATCCGCATCTGAAGGTGCTGGCGGTTTACGGGGGCACCGACTTCCGTTCTCAGATCAACACCCTGCGCCGTGGCGTGGACGTTGTGGTGGGGACACCGGGCCGGGTGATGGATCACATGCGGCAGGGCACCTTGGACACCTCCGGCCTACGCAGCCTGGTGCTGGATGAGGCCGACGAAATGCTGCGGATGGGCTTCATCGACGATGTCGAGTGGATCCTGGAGCAACTGCCGCAGGAACGGCAGGTGGTGCTGTTCTCCGCGACCATGCCACCGGAGATCCGTCGCCTGTCGAAGCGCTATCTGAAGGATCCAGCCGAGGTCACGATCCGCACCAAGGATCAGGAAGGCAAACGGATTCGCCAGCGTTCGATCACCGTGCCGATGCCCCACAAGCTGGAGGCTCTGCAGCGGGTGCTCGATGCCTGCGGTGGTGAAGGAGTCATTATTTTTGCCCGCACCAAGGCCATCACCCTCACCGTGGCCGAGACGCTTGAGGCGGGCGGGCATCAGGTGGCCGTGCTCAACGGTGATGTGCCGCAGAACCAGCGGGAGCGGACGGTGGAACGGCTGCGCAGTGGTTCCGTCGACATCCTTGTGGCCACCGATGTGGCCGCTCGGGGCCTGGATGTTGATCGCATCGGGTTGGTGATCAACTACGACATGCCGTTCGACAGCGAGGCCTACGTCCACCGCATCGGTCGTACCGGCCGGGCCGGTCGCACGGGGGAGGCCGTGCTGTTTGTCACCCCGCGCGAGCGTCGCTTCATCAACAACCTTGAGCGGGCAACAGGCCAGCCGATCGAGGCGATGGAGGTGCCAGGCAACTCCGCGATTAACCAGGGTCGACTCGATCGTTTGCACAAACGCCTCAGCGAAGCAGCCCACAACGAGCGGTCCTATGAGGAAGAAGCGGCGCTGCTGAAAGAGCTGTTGCAACGCATCGGCACGGAACTGGAGCTCAGCCCTGAGCAACTGGCCTACGCCGCCCTCAGCATGGCCATCGGCCCAGACCCTTTGCTGCGCCAGAAGGGCGACGACGAGTGGATTCACAACAACCAGCGCCGCGATCGTGATCGTGACCGTGATCGGGGCGGCGAACGGAGAGAGCGCCGCTCCGATCGTCCGGCCCGTGCCCCGGAGGAGAACATGCAGCGCTACCGCGTCGAGGTTGGGCACCGTGATCGGGTCAAGCCCGGAAACCTTGTCGGGGCCATCGCCGGAGAAACCGGTCTGCAGGGCCGTGCGATCGGCCGGATTCAGATTTTCGACAACCACAGCTTTGTGGATCTGCCTAAAGGCATGCCGGAGGATGTCTTTAACAGCTTGCGGCGGCTTCGGGTGATGAACCGGGAGCTACAGATCACTCAGGCGTCGTGA
- a CDS encoding RNA recognition motif domain-containing protein produces the protein MTIYIGNLSFQAEQEHLFDLFSEYGEVKNCSLPLDRETGRKRGFAFVEMVNDEDEQKAIDDLQEVEWMGRMIRVSKATPRERSGGPRGGGGGGYRG, from the coding sequence ATGACCATCTACATCGGCAATCTCTCGTTCCAGGCGGAGCAGGAGCATCTGTTCGATCTCTTCAGTGAATACGGCGAAGTCAAGAACTGCAGCCTGCCCCTGGATCGAGAGACCGGACGCAAGCGCGGCTTCGCGTTTGTCGAGATGGTCAACGACGAAGACGAACAGAAAGCCATCGACGACCTTCAAGAGGTTGAGTGGATGGGCCGCATGATCCGCGTCAGCAAGGCCACGCCTCGTGAGCGTTCAGGCGGACCTCGCGGTGGCGGTGGCGGCGGTTATCGCGGCTGA
- a CDS encoding ABC transporter ATP-binding protein, translated as MTDRAISTRSLPLVRLLRHLAPQRRLVITAVICSLLNKLFDLAPPALIGLAVDVVVRGQQSLLASFGIQSVSQQLWVLALLTFVIWAAESLFEYLYDVLWRNLAQTTQHRLRLEAYDHLQRLELAFFEQDSSGRLMAVLNDDINQLERFLDRGANQILQLITTVLIVGIGMAVVAPEVALFAYLPIPVILLGSLRFQRQLAPRYREVRARAGDLASRLANNLGGMLTIKSFTAEPLEAQRLEAESLAYLESNGRAIRLSAAFIPLIRFAILFAFVAILLVGGFQALSGQLAVGTYSVLVFITQRLLWPLTALGRTLDEYQRSMASTQRVLDLIDTPVTIRSGQTPLDRRLVRGEIRFEQVDFAYPGRASLLQGFDLVVPSGATVGIVGSTGSGKSTVVKLLLRLYERQGGRILLDGRPIEQLQLPDLRGAIALVSQDVYLFHGTVAENIAYSVANPDPLAIEQAARLAEAAGFIEALPDRYDTLVGERGQRLSGGQRQRIALARAILKDAPVLVLDEATAAVDNDTEAAIQRSLDQITRNRTTVVIAHRLSTVRHADRIVVMEQGRIVEQGRHDQLLAHGGVYANLWQVQAGERLIAS; from the coding sequence GTGACGGATCGAGCCATCAGCACAAGGTCTTTGCCCCTGGTTCGGTTGCTGCGTCATCTGGCGCCCCAGCGCCGTCTTGTGATCACGGCGGTGATCTGTTCGCTGCTCAACAAGCTCTTTGACCTCGCTCCTCCGGCCTTGATCGGCTTGGCCGTGGATGTGGTGGTGCGTGGTCAGCAGTCCCTGCTGGCGAGCTTCGGCATCCAGAGCGTCTCCCAACAGCTGTGGGTGCTGGCGCTGCTCACCTTTGTGATCTGGGCGGCGGAGTCCCTGTTCGAGTACTTGTACGACGTTCTCTGGCGCAACCTGGCCCAGACAACCCAGCATCGCCTGCGGCTTGAGGCCTACGACCACCTCCAACGGCTGGAGCTGGCTTTTTTCGAGCAGGACAGCAGCGGCCGCCTGATGGCGGTGCTGAACGATGACATCAACCAGCTGGAACGCTTTCTCGATCGTGGCGCCAACCAGATCCTGCAACTGATCACCACGGTGCTGATCGTGGGCATCGGCATGGCCGTGGTGGCTCCTGAGGTGGCCCTGTTCGCCTATCTGCCGATCCCCGTCATTCTGCTGGGGTCGCTGCGGTTTCAACGGCAACTGGCCCCCCGTTATCGCGAGGTGCGAGCCCGCGCCGGTGACCTTGCCTCCCGCCTGGCCAACAACCTCGGTGGCATGCTCACGATCAAGAGCTTCACCGCCGAGCCGTTGGAAGCGCAACGGCTTGAAGCGGAAAGCCTTGCCTATTTGGAGAGCAACGGCCGGGCGATCCGCCTGTCGGCGGCCTTCATTCCCCTAATCCGTTTTGCCATTCTCTTCGCCTTCGTGGCCATCCTGCTGGTAGGTGGTTTCCAGGCTCTGAGTGGTCAGTTGGCGGTGGGCACCTACAGCGTTCTGGTGTTCATCACCCAGCGGCTGCTGTGGCCGCTCACGGCCCTCGGCCGCACGCTTGATGAGTACCAGCGGTCCATGGCCTCCACCCAGCGGGTGTTGGATCTGATCGACACCCCAGTCACGATCCGCAGCGGCCAGACCCCGCTGGACCGACGGCTGGTGCGAGGAGAGATTCGCTTTGAGCAGGTGGATTTCGCTTACCCGGGGCGGGCTTCTCTGCTGCAGGGCTTCGATCTGGTGGTGCCGTCCGGGGCAACGGTCGGCATCGTCGGATCCACCGGCTCCGGCAAGAGCACCGTGGTGAAACTGCTGCTGCGCCTCTATGAGCGTCAGGGGGGGCGAATCCTTCTGGACGGTCGTCCGATCGAACAGCTGCAGCTTCCTGATCTGCGGGGTGCGATCGCGCTGGTGAGCCAGGACGTCTACCTCTTCCACGGCACGGTGGCTGAGAACATCGCCTATAGCGTTGCCAACCCTGATCCTTTGGCTATCGAGCAGGCCGCCCGTCTGGCGGAGGCCGCTGGTTTCATCGAAGCGCTGCCGGATCGCTACGACACCCTCGTTGGCGAGCGTGGCCAACGCCTTTCCGGTGGCCAGCGTCAGCGCATCGCTCTGGCCCGGGCGATCCTCAAGGATGCCCCGGTGCTGGTGCTGGATGAGGCCACGGCCGCCGTTGACAACGACACCGAAGCGGCGATTCAGCGCTCACTGGACCAGATCACCCGCAACCGCACCACCGTGGTGATCGCCCATCGCCTGAGCACGGTGCGCCACGCTGATCGGATTGTGGTGATGGAGCAGGGACGGATCGTGGAACAGGGCCGCCATGACCAGCTGCTGGCCCACGGTGGCGTTTACGCCAATCTCTGGCAGGTGCAGGCCGGCGAACGGCTTATCGCTTCCTGA